In Hippocampus zosterae strain Florida chromosome 3, ASM2543408v3, whole genome shotgun sequence, a genomic segment contains:
- the LOC127597332 gene encoding leptin-like has translation MDCITLAILVSISQVWGAVTAVPMSVEVIRMKAIVEAKSKQLVARLNKIQVPPGMTLTPPADRLDGLSSVVTLLDGYDKLISDSLNVSQVKAEISWLKSYLGQWKKGRCGEAKANRTSATGGALQRLQSQRSFVLTVGIEALVRVKDILTRMLQNMEHLDKC, from the exons atggaCTGCATCACCTTAGCCATCCTGGTGTCCATATCCCAAGTCTGGGGCGCGGTCACGGCGGTCCCCATGTCGGTGGAGGTCATCAGGATGAAAGCCATAGTGGAGGCGAAGTCCAAGCAGTTGGTTGCCAGACTCAATAAAATCCAG GTTCCTCCCGGCATGACGCTGACGCCGCCGGCCGACCGACTGGACGGGCTCTCTTCAGTGGTGACACTGCTGGACGGCTACGACAAGCTCATCTCAGACTCTCTGAACGTGTCTCAGGTGAAGGCCGAGATTTCGTGGCTGAAGAGTTACCTCGGTCAGTGGAAGAAGGGCCGCTGCGGGGAGGCCAAGGCCAACAGGACCTCCGCCACGGGTGGCGCGCTGCAACGGCTGCAAAGTCAGCGAAGCTTCGTCCTCACCGTCGGCATCGAGGCGCTGGTCAGAGTCAAGGACATCCTCACCCGGATGCTGCAGAACATGGAGCACCTGGACAAATGCTGA